From Rutidosis leptorrhynchoides isolate AG116_Rl617_1_P2 chromosome 3, CSIRO_AGI_Rlap_v1, whole genome shotgun sequence, a single genomic window includes:
- the LOC139898493 gene encoding protein Brevis radix-like 4, with product MIIKLSRVWGKEMEARLKGLLNAEVLSLHTAIDFNQGFYSQFIQLPQGGNDLKRISVWVNLFFELSALSTVGTNDGFNMWLLTSVGTHLPCSCESMSTVVFFVIG from the exons ATGATCATCAAACTATCTAG GGTTTGGGGAAAGGAAATGGAGGCTAGATTGAAAGGGCTTTTAAATGCAGAAGTACTCTCACTTCATACTGCAATCGATTTCAATCAAGGGTTCTACTCACAGTTCATTCAATTACCACAAGGAGGGAATGATTTAAAACGTATTAG TGTTTGGGTCAACTTATTTTTCGAGCTCTCGGCCTTATCAACAGTGGGCACAAATGATGGGTTCAAC ATGTGGCTATTGACAAGTGTGGGTACACATTTACCATGTAGTTGTGAATCTATGTCTACGGTTGTGTTCTTTGTAATTGGTTGA